Proteins encoded together in one Orrella marina window:
- a CDS encoding Fic/DOC family protein — protein sequence MMQIVFMPKNSAGAFWMSRYTVHGDEGEFQPGSHGLVLRNRVGIVSLDEMNELEFELLAQLYESILLTDFPNRVLSIEDIKSWHLRWLGNVYDWAGQERSVNMYKGGFAFAAAGQIPTLLAQFQRDCLERWTPCVSSSSEHLVEAIAVTHVELILIHPIREGNGRLSRLLADVMAVQAGLEPLDYSYWEANKDGYISAIHQGIAMNYEPMKKCVRLAMR from the coding sequence ATGATGCAAATCGTTTTTATGCCTAAGAACTCGGCCGGAGCATTTTGGATGAGTCGCTACACAGTTCATGGTGATGAGGGTGAGTTTCAACCTGGTTCACATGGTTTGGTTTTACGCAACAGGGTCGGCATTGTTTCTCTTGATGAGATGAATGAGCTGGAATTCGAATTACTGGCCCAACTCTACGAAAGCATACTTCTTACAGATTTTCCAAATCGTGTTCTATCAATCGAAGATATCAAATCCTGGCACCTACGTTGGTTAGGTAACGTTTATGACTGGGCTGGACAAGAGCGATCGGTCAACATGTACAAAGGGGGCTTTGCATTCGCTGCGGCAGGACAAATTCCAACATTGTTGGCGCAATTTCAGAGAGATTGCCTTGAGCGTTGGACCCCATGCGTTAGCTCGTCCAGCGAACATTTAGTCGAAGCGATTGCTGTGACCCACGTGGAGCTGATACTGATCCACCCTATCCGGGAGGGTAACGGTCGCCTCTCTCGTTTATTGGCAGATGTAATGGCTGTGCAAGCTGGCCTTGAACCCTTGGATTACAGCTATTGGGAGGCCAACAAAGATGGCTACATTAGTGCGATTCACCAGGGCATAGCAATGAACTATGAACCGATGAAAAAATGTGTGAGGTTAGCTATGCGTTAG
- a CDS encoding nucleotidyltransferase family protein, producing MKPSDILNAKRSLIRATVMRYRTTNPRVFGSMMHGTDKEGSDIDLLVDALPGATLFDLGGPQDELETVLSARVDLLTPADLPAKFRAKVLSKAQLI from the coding sequence ATGAAACCGTCGGACATCCTGAACGCTAAGCGCAGCCTAATCCGGGCAACAGTCATGCGCTATCGCACAACTAACCCAAGAGTCTTTGGGTCGATGATGCACGGAACCGACAAGGAGGGAAGTGACATCGACTTGTTGGTTGATGCTTTGCCGGGCGCCACACTGTTTGATCTCGGTGGCCCACAGGACGAGTTAGAGACAGTGTTAAGTGCTCGAGTTGATCTTTTAACGCCAGCCGATTTGCCTGCCAAGTTCAGAGCGAAAGTACTCTCAAAAGCCCAACTGATATGA